A window of Bactrocera dorsalis isolate Fly_Bdor chromosome 4, ASM2337382v1, whole genome shotgun sequence genomic DNA:
GTATGCGGGGCTGTATCCACTGACTTGCCTTTACAATAAGCATGTTGTGCTCCTGATAAATAGTCACTCGGAATGCGCCTCCTTATGTCTCTGCTGTTGGGCTTCACTGTCctcaaaaataagttaaaagttcccctatagttttcaacTATGGTCCACCAATTCTCTACGATTATAACGAGCTGTCGATGACAACTATATCTCAGACTCTTTTCAAGTATCATCAATTCATTAAGATGTGTTCTAGTCTCAGTTACGATCCCGCTCTTAAGCTCTCTAAGGTTATAGTCGGTTAACAGAAGCTGTTGCTTAGAATATGATTCCTTCGCTACGAAGTGCCAGGATTATCTGCATCCCATTTTCTATTGTGGCTTCAAACTAATCTACAATGGTTTAGTATTCACCGATGAGACGATGATGCAACGTCTTATTCTTTCTTtatattacattttgttttcgCAAGTTGTGATTATGGCTGGTATTTTTGAGTTTCTTTgagtgcttcttcttctttctttactggtgtagacaccgcttatgcgattatagccgagttaacaacagcgcgccagtcgtttcttctctccGCTACGTGacaccaattggatattccaagcgaaatcaggtccttctccacttcgTCCTTCCAagagagtggaggtctttctctttctctgcttcccccagcgggtactgcgtcgaatactttcggagctggagtgttttcgtccattcttTGGGTTCTTAGACACATTTTTAACTCCTTGGGACagatcaaaaatttgtttaaagctTATTTTGGTCATTAGATCTCCTTaggaaaaaccaaaaagttcgtagtactaattaaaaaaaacttatttttattaattcaaattgtgcataaattaactgtaaatattaTGTGGTTATTTGCGGTGAATTCCctttaaaactatatttttcagtTGTAAAGTTGCATAAGTACTATACTAGATACGGACGTCGCCTATTTTGTGACGCTTTACTACCGTCACCGCTCACAGCGAACTAATTTTCTGCGCGCATAAATATTCTCACTATCTCATCGTCTTCTTCTTGCCTTCTTCCATCTGCTATTTTGCTATTCCGCATCCTTTTGCGCTTTACGCCGCCTTGAAGAGCGCATAGCCACTATTCGGTGCCATATAGATGTAACGGCCATAGCGCGCTTGCTGCGTCACAGCAGCTTGATAGTTCTGCTGCTTTGTACCGCTTGCCGCATGCTCATAAATCGGTTTCTCCACTTGTTGTTGTGGATAAGCTGGATTGGCTTGTGTGTGGTGTGGCGTGCGTGCATTGACGGTCGCTGTGGTAGACGCGAGACTGTTACGCGCATCGCGTTCATGCATATAACCGAGGAATTGTGATGGATGAAAGGGCGCTTGAAAATTTAGCGGCAGCGGCGAAGATGCAGGTAGCGGTGACGGCGGCAGCAAGTGTGGCATACGTGGCAAAGGTGGTAAGGCAGGTGGCGTGTAAGCAAGCGACGTTTGTTGCGCTGCTTGTTGTTGCGAAATCGTTTGTTGCTGCGCTGGTTGTTGCGTCAGTTGCGTTGACTCTGCGGAAATTGTTGGCGTTGCTGTTGGTTGTGTTGGCGGCAGTGCTGCTTGTGGCGCGTATTGTTGATAGAGCGCTGGCGGTGGCAACGGCGCCGGTAATGGATTGTATGCCTGCATTTGTTGCGGTAGACGTTGCGCGTAGATGCTCTGCTGCAGCTGCGCTTCGGCATTCGGATGGTAAAGCACGCTCATTGGTACAAAATAAGTGGAACTGGTGCTGTACGAGCGACCGCTGTTGCGCGCCGCCAAGGCAGCTGGCGTTTCACCAGGGAAGGCATGCGGCGCAGTACGACTCAGCGCCAGTTGTGCGCCTGGTGCGAATGCATGTGGAAAATAAATGTGCGAAAATGTTTGTGGCGCTTCGAATTGCGCGGCCAAACCAAGGTTTGCTggtgtttgttgctgctgctgcgttTGCGTCGCATTCGGCGTGCTGAGCTCTGCGGCGTCCGTTGTGTTGTCAGCCTCAGCGCCGACTTCGTGTGGTTGCTGCGCATTGTAGCCGGGGTCATAGAGCAGCTGTGGTGTTTGCAGCAAGTTGTTGGCTAGCTGATTGCCGTGTGTTTGGTAGCTCGGTGGCGATGGAAAGTTGCCGCCATACT
This region includes:
- the LOC105232116 gene encoding proline-rich protein 36, with translation MTMQLLILLVLWRCLLCYGESTITHATKVSKRQLQYGGNFPSPPSYQTHGNQLANNLLQTPQLLYDPGYNAQQPHEVGAEADNTTDAAELSTPNATQTQQQQQTPANLGLAAQFEAPQTFSHIYFPHAFAPGAQLALSRTAPHAFPGETPAALAARNSGRSYSTSSTYFVPMSVLYHPNAEAQLQQSIYAQRLPQQMQAYNPLPAPLPPPALYQQYAPQAALPPTQPTATPTISAESTQLTQQPAQQQTISQQQAAQQTSLAYTPPALPPLPRMPHLLPPSPLPASSPLPLNFQAPFHPSQFLGYMHERDARNSLASTTATVNARTPHHTQANPAYPQQQVEKPIYEHAASGTKQQNYQAAVTQQARYGRYIYMAPNSGYALFKAA